From one Neorhizobium galegae genomic stretch:
- a CDS encoding DUF952 domain-containing protein — translation MMTDIVYKIVPETLWRQAKQKGVFAGAEIDLKDGYIHFSTGPQAKETARLHFAGISGLMLVAVDATLLGEALKYETSRGGDLFPHLYGTLPVSSVLWEMPLLIGVDGLHAFPEKMP, via the coding sequence ATGATGACGGATATAGTGTACAAGATCGTGCCGGAAACGCTTTGGCGGCAGGCAAAGCAGAAAGGCGTCTTCGCAGGCGCCGAAATCGACCTGAAGGACGGCTATATCCATTTTTCGACGGGCCCACAGGCCAAGGAGACCGCCAGGCTGCATTTCGCCGGCATCTCGGGCCTGATGCTGGTTGCAGTCGATGCGACCCTCCTCGGCGAGGCGCTGAAATACGAAACCTCGCGCGGCGGCGATCTCTTCCCGCATCTTTACGGCACCCTTCCGGTGTCCTCGGTCCTGTGGGAAATGCCGCTGCTGATCGGCGTCGATGGCCTGCATGCCTTTCCGGAGAAGATGCCATGA
- a CDS encoding quinone-dependent dihydroorotate dehydrogenase yields MIGPFAGLASRSLFVFDPEIAHGLSIAALKTGLVPACRLSADPRLAQTVAGIRFPNPIGLAAGYDKNAEVPDAMLKLGFGFTEIGTVTPKAQTGNDKPRIFRLVEDRGVINRLGFNNEGHEAAFTRLTARRSAPGIVGVNIGANKDAADRIADYVAGIRKFYALATYFTVNISSPNTPGLRDLQARDSLKALLDAVLATRAEEALRHGRTVPVFLKIAPDLTEEGLDDIAAEATAHPLDGLIVSNTTLARDGLKDQAQAKEAGGLSGAPLFNRSTAVLAKVRKRVGPDLAVIGVGGVSSAADALEKIRAGADLVQLYSCMVYEGPGLPATIVKGLSGLLDRDKVSSIRELRDTRLDQWAGIKL; encoded by the coding sequence ATGATCGGCCCATTCGCCGGACTTGCCTCGCGCAGCCTCTTCGTTTTCGATCCGGAAATCGCCCATGGCCTGTCAATCGCCGCGCTGAAGACCGGTCTCGTGCCCGCCTGCCGCCTGTCCGCCGATCCGCGGCTTGCCCAGACGGTCGCCGGCATTCGGTTTCCGAACCCGATCGGGCTGGCCGCCGGTTATGACAAGAACGCCGAGGTGCCGGACGCGATGCTGAAGCTCGGCTTCGGTTTTACCGAGATAGGCACCGTGACGCCGAAGGCTCAGACCGGTAACGACAAGCCGCGCATCTTCCGCCTGGTGGAGGACCGTGGCGTCATCAATCGGCTCGGCTTCAACAACGAGGGCCATGAGGCGGCTTTCACGCGCCTGACCGCGCGGCGCAGCGCTCCGGGCATCGTCGGCGTCAATATCGGCGCCAACAAGGATGCGGCCGACCGGATCGCCGACTATGTCGCGGGCATCCGAAAATTCTATGCGCTCGCCACCTATTTCACCGTCAACATCTCCTCGCCCAATACGCCGGGCCTACGGGACCTGCAGGCGCGCGACAGCCTGAAGGCGCTGCTTGACGCCGTGCTGGCCACCCGAGCGGAAGAGGCGCTGCGCCATGGCCGGACCGTTCCGGTCTTCCTGAAGATCGCACCCGATCTGACGGAGGAGGGCTTGGACGATATCGCGGCCGAGGCGACCGCCCATCCGCTCGACGGGCTGATCGTCTCCAACACGACGCTCGCCCGAGATGGATTGAAGGACCAGGCCCAGGCGAAGGAAGCGGGCGGTCTTTCCGGGGCGCCGCTCTTCAACCGCTCGACCGCCGTTCTTGCCAAGGTGCGCAAGCGCGTCGGCCCGGACCTCGCCGTCATCGGCGTCGGCGGTGTTTCGAGCGCGGCCGATGCGCTCGAGAAGATCCGCGCCGGTGCCGACCTCGTGCAGCTCTATTCCTGCATGGTCTATGAAGGGCCCGGCCTGCCAGCGACGATCGTCAAGGGGCTCTCGGGCCTTCTCGACCGGGATAAGGTCTCCTCGATCCGCGAGCTGCGGGATACCCGCCTCGATCAATGGGCCGGGATAAAACTCTGA
- a CDS encoding MATE family efflux transporter, whose protein sequence is MESAGRNHETGAARPFDVTHRLVLGIAIPMTLGFLTTPLLGLTDTAVVGQLGQAEALAGLAIGAILFDLIYGSLSFFRTSTTGLVAQAFGRGDRREQQAVFWRAFLSALGLGVIMLAFSPLILRYAPDLMTSDPAVADVTRHYFGIRVLTSPATFANFAILGFVLGRGQGMLGLTLQIILNGTNIVLAILFGLVFGWGVAGVAWATAAAEVTAVVIGLVIVSRQFSAADRPTRADLLDAAKLRQLFQLNADILIRSLILNGAFAVLTRVGSSFGAVTLAANAVLMNIFMLSAFFLDGLAGAAEQLAGRAVGAKYRPSFDRALKLTGLWSFVMAGVVGLFFVVFGQPIIELLTTSEDVRQEAYVYLGWAAVTGLSGALAFQMDGIFIGATWSREMRNMMLVSFAGYCVSLAALVPMMGNHGLWLSLNLFLLMRGFFLAAMVPRKARQSFIPAH, encoded by the coding sequence ATGGAGAGCGCGGGGCGTAACCACGAGACCGGAGCTGCCAGGCCGTTCGACGTGACGCACCGGCTGGTGCTCGGCATCGCCATCCCGATGACGCTCGGCTTCCTGACGACGCCGCTGCTCGGCCTCACCGATACCGCGGTGGTCGGGCAACTCGGTCAGGCGGAAGCCCTGGCGGGCCTGGCGATCGGCGCCATCCTCTTCGACCTCATCTATGGCAGCCTCAGCTTTTTCCGCACCTCGACCACCGGGCTGGTGGCGCAGGCTTTCGGGCGCGGCGACCGACGCGAGCAGCAGGCGGTGTTCTGGCGGGCTTTTCTGAGCGCGCTCGGCCTTGGGGTGATCATGCTGGCGTTCTCGCCACTGATCCTTCGATACGCGCCGGACCTGATGACCAGCGATCCGGCCGTGGCCGACGTGACGCGGCACTATTTCGGCATCCGCGTGCTGACCAGCCCGGCAACCTTCGCCAATTTCGCCATTCTCGGTTTCGTGCTCGGGCGCGGCCAGGGCATGCTCGGGCTCACGCTGCAGATCATCCTCAACGGCACCAATATCGTGCTCGCCATCCTGTTCGGCCTGGTGTTCGGCTGGGGGGTGGCGGGCGTCGCCTGGGCGACCGCGGCGGCAGAAGTGACCGCCGTGGTGATCGGCCTCGTCATCGTCAGCCGGCAGTTCTCCGCCGCCGACAGGCCGACGCGGGCAGACCTTCTCGACGCCGCCAAGCTGCGCCAGCTTTTCCAGCTCAATGCCGACATCCTGATCCGCTCGCTGATATTGAACGGCGCCTTTGCGGTGCTGACCCGCGTCGGGTCGAGCTTCGGGGCGGTGACGCTGGCAGCGAATGCGGTGCTGATGAACATCTTCATGCTGTCGGCCTTCTTCCTCGACGGGCTCGCGGGCGCCGCCGAACAGCTTGCCGGCCGGGCGGTGGGCGCGAAGTACCGACCGTCCTTCGATCGGGCGCTGAAGCTGACCGGCCTCTGGTCCTTCGTGATGGCCGGCGTAGTCGGGCTGTTCTTCGTGGTCTTCGGCCAGCCGATCATCGAGCTTCTGACCACGTCGGAAGACGTGCGGCAGGAGGCTTATGTCTATCTCGGCTGGGCGGCCGTGACGGGCTTGTCCGGCGCGCTCGCCTTCCAGATGGACGGCATATTCATCGGCGCCACCTGGTCGCGCGAGATGCGCAACATGATGCTCGTCTCATTTGCGGGCTATTGCGTCAGCCTCGCCGCGCTCGTGCCGATGATGGGCAACCACGGGCTCTGGCTGTCGCTCAACCTGTTCCTGTTGATGCGCGGCTTCTTCCTGGCGGCGATGGTGCCGCGCAAGGCGCGTCAGAGTTTTATCCCGGCCCATTGA
- a CDS encoding CAP domain-containing protein codes for MTSLIKPSRRDLLVFSGMALVLAGCSTTAVLTPTAGAEDETQAALPMVNKLRQSRGLSALTLDMPARKAAARQAVRMAKANEMKHLIGFGDSFGARMKSSDVVLPAAENIASGQDTVAAAVQAWIDSPKHLENMLGSYRGLGVAMARTSVGARPYWAMVLSG; via the coding sequence ATGACTTCACTGATCAAACCTTCGCGGCGGGACCTTCTCGTCTTTTCCGGCATGGCGCTGGTGCTTGCCGGCTGCTCCACCACAGCCGTCCTGACGCCGACTGCCGGCGCCGAGGACGAGACCCAGGCCGCCCTTCCGATGGTCAACAAGCTGCGTCAAAGCCGCGGCCTGTCGGCGCTGACGCTCGACATGCCGGCGCGCAAGGCAGCGGCCCGCCAGGCGGTTCGCATGGCGAAAGCCAACGAAATGAAGCACCTGATCGGTTTCGGCGACAGTTTTGGCGCCCGGATGAAGAGCAGTGACGTGGTGCTGCCGGCAGCCGAAAACATCGCCAGCGGCCAGGATACGGTCGCAGCCGCGGTGCAGGCCTGGATCGATTCGCCCAAACACCTCGAAAACATGCTTGGCTCCTACCGCGGCCTCGGAGTTGCCATGGCGCGGACCTCCGTTGGCGCCCGGCCCTATTGGGCCATGGTCCTTTCCGGCTGA
- a CDS encoding DUF6460 domain-containing protein: MADGVNKFLGDTLGRTIVKLIVVCLVVGFVLAFFGFTPDNIVDTIRYWFLDLWYNGFRALGRVGNYLVLGAIIVIPIFVILRLMSYRR, encoded by the coding sequence ATGGCGGACGGGGTCAACAAGTTCCTGGGCGATACGCTAGGCCGCACGATCGTCAAGCTGATCGTGGTCTGCCTGGTGGTGGGTTTCGTGCTGGCATTCTTCGGCTTCACGCCGGACAATATCGTCGACACGATCCGCTACTGGTTCCTGGACCTCTGGTATAACGGCTTCCGGGCGCTCGGCCGGGTCGGCAATTATCTCGTGCTCGGCGCGATCATCGTCATTCCGATCTTCGTCATCCTGCGCCTGATGAGCTACCGCCGCTGA
- a CDS encoding class I SAM-dependent DNA methyltransferase — protein MPPSPFSSQFSSGDATADRRADYARMLAEGGDFAAAAELIEQALELTPDWAAGWFRLGEYRDKAGLSTAADAYRQTLALRPDDVFGARLKLALIGAEQTPDRPPSRYVEGLFDDYADRFDMALVEKLGYSVPGKLAALVMPHGPFRSTVDLGCGTGLFGAEIRGRTERLEGFDLSLNMLAKAQAKGLYDHLGQSDLSLASDDSGLFGDLSSHRADLVSAADVLMYLGSLETVFPLVLELLSPAGLLAFSVEDAGEGEGFVLRDSLRYAHSEAFIRALLSRFGLEIIGVENTVIRMDAGKPVHGILFLSRKRG, from the coding sequence ATGCCACCCAGCCCGTTTTCCAGCCAATTCTCCTCGGGCGATGCCACCGCCGATCGCCGCGCCGATTACGCCCGCATGCTGGCGGAGGGCGGAGATTTCGCGGCCGCGGCGGAGCTGATCGAACAGGCGCTCGAACTGACGCCCGACTGGGCCGCCGGCTGGTTCCGGCTCGGCGAATATCGCGACAAGGCCGGTCTTAGCACGGCCGCGGACGCCTACCGCCAGACCTTGGCCCTGCGGCCGGACGATGTGTTTGGCGCCCGCCTGAAACTCGCGCTGATCGGCGCCGAGCAGACGCCCGACCGGCCGCCGAGCCGTTATGTCGAAGGCCTGTTCGACGACTATGCAGACCGGTTCGATATGGCGCTCGTCGAAAAGCTCGGCTATTCCGTGCCCGGCAAGCTGGCGGCGCTGGTCATGCCGCACGGACCTTTCCGCAGTACCGTCGATCTCGGCTGCGGCACCGGCCTGTTCGGTGCCGAAATCCGTGGCAGGACCGAGCGTCTCGAAGGTTTCGATCTTTCGCTCAACATGCTGGCGAAGGCACAGGCCAAGGGCCTTTACGACCATCTCGGCCAGTCCGACCTCAGTCTCGCATCGGACGACTCCGGCCTGTTCGGCGACCTCTCGTCCCACCGCGCCGATCTGGTCTCGGCGGCCGACGTGCTGATGTATCTGGGCTCGCTCGAAACCGTCTTTCCGCTGGTGCTTGAGCTGCTGTCGCCGGCCGGTCTCTTGGCGTTCTCGGTCGAGGATGCGGGCGAGGGGGAGGGTTTCGTGCTGCGGGATTCCCTGCGTTACGCCCATTCCGAGGCTTTTATCCGCGCGCTGCTTTCCCGCTTCGGCCTGGAGATCATCGGTGTTGAAAACACCGTCATTCGCATGGATGCCGGAAAACCCGTCCACGGCATTCTGTTTCTGTCGCGAAAGCGCGGCTGA
- a CDS encoding YitT family protein, with translation MAEQQRRGLGFYSADPAQHTLLEDGQGLFIGAMVSALGFYFLNEVGLLTGGTAGVAFLLHYAFGISFGLLFFIVNLPFYYLSFKRLGLAFSLKTFIAIALVSVITELESHFFLIQYLHPFWAALLGGLVLGYGLLGLYRHRASLGGVGILAIYVQERFGIQAGLIQLAFDLCVMLCAFAVVSPVTVAWSVLGAVVLNLVLAINHRSDRYIVAR, from the coding sequence TTGGCTGAGCAGCAGAGGCGCGGTCTCGGATTTTACAGCGCCGATCCGGCACAACACACGCTGCTGGAAGATGGGCAAGGCCTGTTCATCGGCGCCATGGTGTCGGCGCTCGGCTTCTATTTCTTAAACGAGGTCGGCCTTCTGACCGGTGGCACGGCGGGCGTCGCCTTCCTGCTGCATTATGCGTTCGGCATTTCGTTCGGCCTGCTGTTCTTCATCGTCAACCTGCCGTTCTACTACCTGTCGTTCAAGCGCCTGGGCCTTGCCTTCTCGCTGAAGACCTTCATCGCCATCGCGCTGGTCTCGGTCATCACCGAACTGGAAAGCCACTTTTTTCTGATCCAGTACCTGCATCCATTCTGGGCAGCCCTGCTCGGCGGCTTGGTGCTCGGTTACGGTCTGCTCGGGCTTTACCGCCACCGCGCCTCGCTCGGCGGGGTGGGCATCCTCGCAATCTATGTCCAGGAGCGCTTCGGCATCCAGGCGGGCCTCATCCAGCTCGCCTTCGACCTCTGCGTCATGCTCTGCGCTTTCGCGGTGGTTTCGCCCGTCACCGTCGCGTGGTCGGTGCTGGGCGCCGTTGTCCTCAATCTCGTGCTGGCCATCAATCACCGCTCCGACCGGTATATCGTCGCGCGGTGA
- a CDS encoding carboxymuconolactone decarboxylase family protein, whose translation MHHQRLNMLKAAPEAVKAVTALENYVQASGLERRFIHLIKLRASQINGCAYCVDMHVKESRHDGLSEQWINMMCVWWESPVYDDKERALLGWVDAVTRIADTGIPDSAFDALKAHFSEEDMVKITVALGAINTWNRLAVGFRNQHPVDKPVNKAA comes from the coding sequence ATGCATCATCAGCGTCTCAACATGCTCAAGGCCGCCCCCGAAGCCGTCAAGGCCGTCACGGCACTCGAAAACTACGTGCAGGCTTCCGGGCTGGAGCGCCGCTTCATCCACCTCATCAAGCTGCGCGCTTCGCAGATCAACGGCTGCGCCTATTGCGTCGACATGCATGTGAAGGAATCACGGCATGACGGCCTTTCGGAACAGTGGATCAACATGATGTGCGTCTGGTGGGAATCGCCGGTCTATGACGACAAGGAACGCGCGCTGCTCGGCTGGGTCGATGCGGTCACCCGCATCGCCGACACCGGCATTCCGGACAGCGCCTTCGACGCTCTGAAGGCGCATTTCTCCGAAGAGGACATGGTCAAGATCACCGTCGCTCTCGGCGCCATCAACACCTGGAACCGGCTGGCCGTCGGCTTCCGCAACCAGCATCCGGTCGACAAGCCGGTCAACAAAGCCGCCTGA
- a CDS encoding RrF2 family transcriptional regulator: protein MKLGDGVEQAIHSVSMLSSLSEGGVLSAAALADFHGVSTSYLLKHLQALSGAGIVDTVPGPKGGYRLARKPAEITLLDIVLAVEGPAPAFRCAEIRQRGPNPLPGRYFTKPCGINAAMLKAEKAYRAELAKVTIADILADLSATDDGGIAARGCAFLEINERRTAR, encoded by the coding sequence ATGAAACTCGGCGACGGCGTCGAACAGGCAATCCACAGCGTCAGCATGCTTTCCAGCCTTTCGGAAGGCGGCGTGCTGTCGGCGGCAGCGCTGGCGGACTTTCACGGCGTTTCGACCAGCTATCTCCTGAAGCATCTCCAAGCGCTGTCCGGTGCCGGCATCGTCGACACCGTGCCGGGACCGAAGGGCGGATATCGGCTGGCGAGGAAGCCGGCGGAAATCACGCTGCTCGATATCGTGCTCGCCGTCGAAGGACCGGCGCCAGCCTTCCGCTGCGCCGAAATCCGCCAGCGCGGGCCGAACCCGCTGCCGGGACGGTATTTCACCAAACCCTGCGGCATCAACGCCGCGATGCTGAAGGCCGAAAAGGCCTACCGCGCCGAACTCGCCAAGGTGACGATCGCCGACATCCTGGCGGACCTCAGCGCAACCGACGACGGCGGGATCGCCGCCCGCGGCTGCGCCTTTTTGGAAATCAACGAACGCAGAACCGCCCGGTAA